TTACAATCGATCTTGCCCATAGGAAATTCGAAACGTCAAAGTATTATTTTACGCTGATCGACGCTCCCGGCCACAGGGACTTTGTTAAGAACATGATTACAGGGACAAGCCAGGCTGACGCTGCCATGCTTGTTGTGTCGGCAAGGGAAGGAGAGGGTGTAATGGCTCAGACAAGAGAACACGTCTTCCTTTCCAGAACACTTGGCGTTCAGCAATTGATCGTTCTTATAAACAAGATGGATGCGACGCAGCCGCCATATTCGCAGAAGAGGTACGATGAGGTCAAGGCAGAGATAGAGAAATTGCTTAAATCTGTTGGATATAAAGACATTCCGATAATACCGATCAGCGGATACAAAGGCGACAATATTGTAAAGAAATCAGATAACTTGAAATGGTTCAGTGGCCCTACACTTCTGGAAGCTCTTGATGCTCTGAAAGTTCCAGATAAACCAACAAACAAACCGTTGAGGCTCCCTGTTCAGGATGTTTATTCAATCACTGGTATCGGAACAGTTCCGGTAGGACGAATTGAGACTGGTATCCTTAAGGTTAACGATAAGGTCATATTTGAGCCAGCTGACAAGCAGGGTGAAGTTAAATCAATAGAAATGCACCATGAACCTATGCAACAGGCCGAGCCTGGAGATAACGTAGGTTTTAACGTGAGGGGCATAGCAAAGAACGACGTTAAGAGAGGAGACGTTTGCGGTGTTCTGTCGAGTCCACCCACGGTCGTCAAAGGATTCACAGCGCAGATCGTGGTCCTGAATCATCCGAGTGTGATAGCAGCAGGTTATAAGCCGGTCTTTCATGTCCATACAACCCAGATAGCGTGCCGCTTCGAGGAAATAGTAAAAACACTCAATCCCAAGGATGGAACAACACTCAAGGATCATCCAGACTACATACAGACAGGTGACATTGCTATAGTTAAGATCGTTCCAGACAAGCCATTCGTAATAGAAAAGGTATCTGAATTCCCTCAGCTTGGAAGATTTGCTATTAGGGATATGGGTCAGACTGTCGCCGCCGGTCAATGCATTGACCTTGAAGTAAAATAAGGCGATTAATTATGGCATCATATAGTGCAAGGATTTCCTTGAGTGGTACAGAACATAACGTATTGGACCTAGTTTGCAACGAAATAAAGGGTATCGCAAGCAGAACGGGCGTCGAGATCCATGGTCCGATTCCTCTCCCGACAAAGAGATTAGTTGTTCCGGTCAGGAAGAGCCCCGATGGAGAAGGCTCTTCTACGTGGGACAGATGGGAAATGAGAGTCCACAAGAGACTTATCGACGTCGATGCAGACGAAAGGACCCTGAGGCAACTGATGAGGATTCCAATTCCAGACGGTGTACAGATAGAAATACAGATCAAGTCATAGGTATTACACATTTTCAATTTTTAAGGAATGAATTGGGTATGGGAAGAAAAGAAGACAATATTGCCAAGGCTATGAAACTTATCGAGCAACCCGAAAGAATCAGGAACATAGGCATAGCCGCGCATATAGACCACGGAAAAACGACACTTAGTGACAACCTTATTGCCGGAGCTGGCATGATGAGTGAAGACCTCGCAGGAAAACAGCTGATGCTTGACTACGACGAGCAGGAGCAGGCACGTGGCATAACGATCAACGCTGCCGTTGCTTCTATGGTTCATGATTCTGAAGGGAAGGAATATTTGATCAATCTCATAGATACGCCGGGTCATGTTGACTTTGGTGGTGACGTTACAAGAGCAATGCGTGCTGTCGATGGTGCAGTCATAGTTGTAGATTCCGTAGAAGGTGTTATGCCGCAGACGGAAACCGTAGTTAGACAGGCTCTCAAGGAACGCGTAAAGCCGATACTCTTTATCAATAAGGTTGACAGGCTCATAAACGAGCTGAAGCTGAATGCGGACGAGATGCAGAAACGCTTCGTTAAGATCATTACGGACGTCAACAGGCTGATAACAAAGTATTCGCATCCTGAGTTCGGGAACGACTGGCAACTGAATGTGCAGAACGGAAAAGTCATCTTCGGATCCGCATATAATAACTGGGCTATATCGGTCCCAGCAATGGCTCTGTATAAGATATCATTCAAGGATATTGTTGATCTTGTAAGGGACGGAAAGCAAAAGGAACTTGCAAAAAAAGCACAACTGCATCGTGTTCTTCTTGACGCTGTTATCAAACATCTTCCGAATCCAAAGGAAGCCCAGAAGTACAGAATTCCGCAGATCTGGAAAGGGGATCTTGATTCGGACTTGGGAAAAGCAATGCTAGGTTGCAGACATGATAGTGCGGTAAGCGTAATGATTACAAAGATAATCGTCGACCCGCACGCAGGTGAAATAGCCGTTGGCAGGGTATTCAGTGGGACAATTGTAAAAGGAAGCGAACTGTATATATCCGGTCAGGGAAGCACTAAATACAAGATCCAGATGTTATCTATGATGGTGGGTCCGGATAGAATACCGGTGGATGAGATAGCCGCAGGAAACATAGCAGCAATGGTTGGTCTCAAGGCTGCCATGGCGGGATCCAGCGTCTCGTCACTTCCGGATATGGAGCCATTCGAACCGATGGTGCATTATTCTGAACCAGTCGTGACGCTTGCTATAGAGGCAAAGCATACCGCGGATTTACCGAAATTGATCGATGTCCTCCGAAGTGTTTCAAAGGCTGACCCGTCGATTCAGGTGGATATAAATCAGGAGACCGGCGAGCACCTTATTTCTGGTATGGGGGAACTTCATCTAGAGATTACGCTTTACAGAATCAGGAACGATTATAAGGTTGATGTAACAACTTCCGATCCGATCGTTGTATACAGGGAAACAGTTGAGCATAAAGGTGGTCCGTTTGAAGGGAAGTCGCCGAATAAGCACAACCGGTTTTATTTTGAAGTCGAACCTCTCCCACCTGCGGTCATAGATCTGATAAAGGAAGGCACGATACCTCAGGGTTCACGTTTCAAGGACAAAAAGGTAATAACAGACCTGCTTGAGAAAGCTGGATTGAGCAGGGAAGAAGCACGTGGTTTAGAGGCAGTTAGTGGAGACAATCTTATGGTTGACGTGACAAAGGGAATACAGTACCTCGATGAAACCATGGAACTCCTTATAGATTCATTCGATGAGGTCATGGCAAGAGGCCCGCTCGCAAACGAGAAGGTTTACGGTGTTAAGGCAAGGCTCGTTGATGCCAAGCTACACGAGGACAGTATCCACAGGGGACCCGCACAGGTTATCCCCGCGGGTAGAAACTCAATATACGGAGCTATGACACAAGGCGAAAGGATCCTTATGGAGCCGATACAGAAGGTTTACATCAATGTTCCGCAGGAAGTTATGGGATCGGTCACGAACGAATTGCAACAGAGACGGGGAGTAATAGAAGAAATGAACCAGGAAGGAGACGAGATAATCGTTTCTGCAAGGGTCCCGGTTGCTGATATGTTCGGCTTTGCTTCCGCGATAAGGAGCGCCACCGGCGGTAAGGTTCTATGGAATTCCGAGAACTCCGGGTACCAGAAGGTTCCCCGCGAGCTTCAACCTGAGATAGTCGGAAAGATAAGGGAACGCAAGGGCCTGAAGCCAGAACCATACGATGAAGCCTATTACGCTTCCATGTAAGTTCTGCAACATAATTTTTCAACACAAACATCTTTAAACAACTTTTATTTTCCCTTTTAAATGAGTTTCATTGAATCCATACTTAGCCTTCTTCATGCCTCATCCTCCCTCGTTACCGAGATAGTATCGAAGTACGGTTATGAGGGGATATTTGGATTGATGCTTCTTGAATCCGCCTCTCTGCCGATCCCCAGCGAGATAATAATGCCCATTGCTGGGTATTACTCAAAGATAGGTGTTTTGAATCCATTTCTTGCCTTTACCATGGCAGTTATTGGCGGATTGATCGGGATGGCCGTAGATTATTACATTGCCTACGGAATTGGAAAAGAAGTTGTTTACAAGCATCTGGCCTGGTTTCACATAAAGAAGGAGAGCCTCGATGCGTTCGATAGATGGTTCGTTGTAAATGGACCTGCTGCAGTTTTGATAATAAGGCTGATCCCGGGAATCCGCGGACTTATAAGTTTCCCTGCTGGGTTTGCGAAAATGCCGTTGAAAAAATTCTTTCTCTATTCTTTCATCGGTACTTTTGTCTGGGACATTGTCCTCTTCACTCTTGGGTTTTACGCGCTCTCATACGCTCTCGAGGGACATCATGTCTACATACTCTTTGCAATAATTGCTGCAGTGGCGATAGTGATGTATCTTGCGTATTATTTCACTATGAAGAGAGTTTCCAGGGCAAAGGAGGATGGGACATCCTGAGACAATCATTTTCACAATACTCTTTTGCTTCATGTTTTGTCAGAAAACAGGCAGTTGTATTTTTTAGCCGATACCGGATGCAGATTTTAATTACGAATTAAGTGATATAAAGGATCTCTTTTTAAATTATAGATCCCCACAATTGTTCATTCATACATAATTTAAGCACACATATGGAAAGAGATTAATATAACCATTCCTATTTTCAGCTTGAAATGAGAGAAGAGAAAGCAGATCTAAGTATCATCCTGGCTACATACAATGAAATATATAACCTTCCAGAACTGGTAAGCCGTATTGAGAATTCCGTTACAATTCCATACGAGTTAATTTTCGTGGATGACGGAAGCACAGACGGAACGAGGGAATTCATTATGGATTACTGTGAGAATCACAATGCAAAATACATATTTGGTAACAAGAAAAGGGGTACCCTTCTGGCAAGGTACAAAGGAATCATTGTTTCCAATTCCAAATATCTAATTATCATGGATTCGGATTTGCAACACCCACCGGAAAAAATAATGGACATGTATAAAAAATTGGAGGAAGGGTATGATTTCGTCAGCGCATCAAGATACATGGAAGGTGGTTCGCCGGGTGACAGAAAGGCTCTCAGGGGCGTTATATCACGTGGTGCGACATTCATGGCAAGACATTTTCTTCGATCTGTAAATCAGTTATCGGATCCGTTATCTAATTTCATCGCCTTCAGAAAGGATCTTAAGGTACAAATTTTTGATAACTGGGTAGGGTATGAGATTCCAATGCTGATCATGTCGTCTAATGCGAAATTAAGTATAGCAGAAATACCGTTTCAGTTCAAGGAAAGGGATCACGGAGAGAGTAAACTGACAAAAACGCCAGCTTTCTTCGTGTGGTACTTTATGGAGTTGATCAGGTACAGAAAACTCGAAGGCATTATCCGAAAGCGATAAGATCTCAAATACATCTGATGAATCTTTTATGTATCGTTTATCTGGTTGGTAAAATTATTACTGGCACAAATATTGTATTAAAAAAAGTTAATTCTAACCTCAGGATAACCATGATGTAAATGGCTCTCGGGAATAAGGGAAAAAATCTGCAATAAATCCGATGCTTAAATTGTTTCGAGGTGTGGTATGAGAATAAAAACCATGGTTTATGGAATATATCCAAAGAACGAGAATTTGAGGAAGAAGCTCAGTCAATGGGAAAGAGACATCATTTCTGGTAAAGAAATTTGTGAGGCTATAGACAGTGAGAAGAGGCGCATATATGAATTATTTCAGGACAACGGAATAACCTATTATACGGATCCACTCCTCAACTGGTATGATATATTCCGGCCACTTGCCTTGAGCATGGAG
The genomic region above belongs to Thermoplasmatales archaeon and contains:
- the tuf gene encoding translation elongation factor EF-1 subunit alpha, which encodes MAQQKPHINLVTIGHVDHGKSTLVGRLLFEHGEVPQHIIDEYKKEADEKGKATFEFAWVMDRFKEERERGVTIDLAHRKFETSKYYFTLIDAPGHRDFVKNMITGTSQADAAMLVVSAREGEGVMAQTREHVFLSRTLGVQQLIVLINKMDATQPPYSQKRYDEVKAEIEKLLKSVGYKDIPIIPISGYKGDNIVKKSDNLKWFSGPTLLEALDALKVPDKPTNKPLRLPVQDVYSITGIGTVPVGRIETGILKVNDKVIFEPADKQGEVKSIEMHHEPMQQAEPGDNVGFNVRGIAKNDVKRGDVCGVLSSPPTVVKGFTAQIVVLNHPSVIAAGYKPVFHVHTTQIACRFEEIVKTLNPKDGTTLKDHPDYIQTGDIAIVKIVPDKPFVIEKVSEFPQLGRFAIRDMGQTVAAGQCIDLEVK
- the rpsJ gene encoding 30S ribosomal protein S10, with the translated sequence MASYSARISLSGTEHNVLDLVCNEIKGIASRTGVEIHGPIPLPTKRLVVPVRKSPDGEGSSTWDRWEMRVHKRLIDVDADERTLRQLMRIPIPDGVQIEIQIKS
- a CDS encoding elongation factor EF-2, with the translated sequence MGRKEDNIAKAMKLIEQPERIRNIGIAAHIDHGKTTLSDNLIAGAGMMSEDLAGKQLMLDYDEQEQARGITINAAVASMVHDSEGKEYLINLIDTPGHVDFGGDVTRAMRAVDGAVIVVDSVEGVMPQTETVVRQALKERVKPILFINKVDRLINELKLNADEMQKRFVKIITDVNRLITKYSHPEFGNDWQLNVQNGKVIFGSAYNNWAISVPAMALYKISFKDIVDLVRDGKQKELAKKAQLHRVLLDAVIKHLPNPKEAQKYRIPQIWKGDLDSDLGKAMLGCRHDSAVSVMITKIIVDPHAGEIAVGRVFSGTIVKGSELYISGQGSTKYKIQMLSMMVGPDRIPVDEIAAGNIAAMVGLKAAMAGSSVSSLPDMEPFEPMVHYSEPVVTLAIEAKHTADLPKLIDVLRSVSKADPSIQVDINQETGEHLISGMGELHLEITLYRIRNDYKVDVTTSDPIVVYRETVEHKGGPFEGKSPNKHNRFYFEVEPLPPAVIDLIKEGTIPQGSRFKDKKVITDLLEKAGLSREEARGLEAVSGDNLMVDVTKGIQYLDETMELLIDSFDEVMARGPLANEKVYGVKARLVDAKLHEDSIHRGPAQVIPAGRNSIYGAMTQGERILMEPIQKVYINVPQEVMGSVTNELQQRRGVIEEMNQEGDEIIVSARVPVADMFGFASAIRSATGGKVLWNSENSGYQKVPRELQPEIVGKIRERKGLKPEPYDEAYYASM
- a CDS encoding DedA family protein, whose amino-acid sequence is MSFIESILSLLHASSSLVTEIVSKYGYEGIFGLMLLESASLPIPSEIIMPIAGYYSKIGVLNPFLAFTMAVIGGLIGMAVDYYIAYGIGKEVVYKHLAWFHIKKESLDAFDRWFVVNGPAAVLIIRLIPGIRGLISFPAGFAKMPLKKFFLYSFIGTFVWDIVLFTLGFYALSYALEGHHVYILFAIIAAVAIVMYLAYYFTMKRVSRAKEDGTS
- a CDS encoding glycosyltransferase, whose amino-acid sequence is MREEKADLSIILATYNEIYNLPELVSRIENSVTIPYELIFVDDGSTDGTREFIMDYCENHNAKYIFGNKKRGTLLARYKGIIVSNSKYLIIMDSDLQHPPEKIMDMYKKLEEGYDFVSASRYMEGGSPGDRKALRGVISRGATFMARHFLRSVNQLSDPLSNFIAFRKDLKVQIFDNWVGYEIPMLIMSSNAKLSIAEIPFQFKERDHGESKLTKTPAFFVWYFMELIRYRKLEGIIRKR